From Thamnophis elegans isolate rThaEle1 chromosome 12, rThaEle1.pri, whole genome shotgun sequence, one genomic window encodes:
- the LOC116515587 gene encoding free fatty acid receptor 2-like yields the protein MENKAVVLTIYIVAFIIGLPCNLLACYSFMRKVRHRPVPIDILLLNLTISDLFLLIFLPFKMAEIAQRFTWPLPSFLCPLINFFFYSSIYISTLFLMGVSIERYLCIAYPVKHKLNRRPTYARIASLVFWFLACFHCGCIIFVVHYLPGNHWSHVDNVTCYYNFSHAQLAVVLPFRLELFFVLFLLPFFVTIACYANVIRILNSMPNIKPQKRQRAMGLAVATLLNFTLAFAPYNISHVVGFVTKKSPSWRTETFCLTSLNTVLDPVIFFFSSSTIRRTLRECWIGICKKLRNHTSPCCPCCCRSSKDNPKKGEVGELSLGSIPSILAGSSTPTPFATLEPSMTLDE from the coding sequence ATGGAGAACAAAGCCGTGGTCCTCACTATCTACATCGTCGCCTTCATCATTGGTCTTCCTTGCAACCTTCTGGCCTGCTATTCCTTCATGAGAAAAGTGCGTCACAGGCCAGTCCCCATAGATATCCTGTTGCTCAATTTGACCATTTCTGACCTTTTCCTTCTGATCTTTTTGCCCTTCAAGATGGCAGAAATTGCTCAAAGGTTCACttggccccttccttccttcctttgcccaCTGATAAACTTCTTCTTCTACAGCAGCATTTATATCAGCACCCTGTTCCTCATGGGGGTCAGCATAGAGCGCTACCTGTGCATCGCCTACCCTGTTAAGCACAAGTTGAACCGCAGACCAACCTACGCAAGAATTGCCAGCCTcgtcttctggtttttggcttGCTTCCATTGTGGTTGCATTATCTTCGTTGTTCACTATCTCCCTGGAAATCATTGGAGTCATGTAGATAACGTCACTTGCTACTATAACTTCTCCCATGCACAGCTTGCCGTCGTCCTCCCTTTCCGCCTGGAGCTCTTCTTTGTCCTCTTCTTACTTCCTTTCTTCGTCACCATTGCCTGCTATGCCAACGTGATCCGCATCTTAAACAGCATGCCGAACATTAAGCCCCAGAAGAGGCAGAGAGCCATGGGCTTAGCTGTGGCTACCTTGCTCAATTTCACTCTGGCCTTTGCTCCTTACAATATCTCCCACGTTGTGGGCTTCGTGACTAAAAAAAGCCCTTCCTGGAGAACAGAGACATTCTGCCTGACTTCCCTCAACACGGTGTTGGATcctgttattttcttcttctcttcctccaccatCCGGAGAACACTTAGAGAATGTTGGATTGGCATCTGCAAGAAACTCCGGAATCATACATCGCCCTGCTGTCCATGCTGCTGCAGGTCTTCTAAGGACAACCCCAAAAAAGGTGAAGTTGGCGAGTTATCTCTTGGAAGCATCCCCAGTATACTGGCAGGATCTAGTACCCCCACGCCTTTTGCAACCCTGGAACCCTCTATGACATTAGACGAGTGA